The Treponema medium genome has a window encoding:
- a CDS encoding head GIN domain-containing protein, translating to MNKIKISIVCIALTALLLFTASSCFIVVNGRVRGNGTLKTESFSRSNFDSVSISGDWTVDIRQSETFSVTIDADENLFNYLYVDVSDNILHIGFQHGYVIGCSNCKAIITMPVLIQLTASGSLTGTVSSFNMPGRTMSVVVSGSGDVAARDITVKKLKLNISGSGSFGATGKAQNLEGSISGSGNIKTTRLETEDADISISGSGSAKVWVTTFLRADISGSGSVGYKGNPLMIDRRISGSGSIYPL from the coding sequence ATGAATAAAATAAAAATCAGTATTGTATGCATTGCCCTTACCGCATTGCTTCTGTTTACCGCCAGCAGCTGCTTTATCGTAGTTAATGGTCGTGTCCGTGGAAATGGAACGTTGAAAACGGAAAGCTTTTCCCGAAGTAATTTTGATTCCGTTTCCATCAGTGGCGATTGGACGGTCGACATACGACAGAGTGAAACTTTTTCCGTTACCATTGATGCCGATGAAAATCTCTTCAACTATTTATATGTAGATGTTTCTGATAATATCTTGCATATCGGCTTTCAGCACGGATATGTTATCGGGTGCTCGAACTGCAAAGCTATTATTACCATGCCGGTCTTAATACAATTAACAGCCTCCGGTTCGCTTACCGGTACCGTTTCATCATTCAATATGCCCGGACGTACGATGTCGGTAGTTGTTTCCGGATCCGGTGATGTTGCTGCACGCGATATTACCGTAAAAAAATTAAAGCTGAACATATCCGGTTCGGGTTCTTTTGGAGCAACAGGGAAAGCTCAAAATTTAGAGGGCAGTATTTCCGGTTCCGGCAATATAAAAACTACCCGTCTGGAAACCGAAGATGCCGATATTTCTATTTCCGGCTCCGGTTCTGCAAAAGTATGGGTTACGACGTTTTTACGAGCCGATATCAGCGGTTCAGGTTCGGTCGGTTATAAAGGCAATCCTCTTATGATTGACCGCCGAATATCCGGTTCGGGCAGCATATATCCTCTATAG